The Fusarium fujikuroi IMI 58289 draft genome, chromosome FFUJ_chr05 DNA segment GATCACCCAGGAAGGGACACGGCGTTCAGGAAGTGCCAGTGGATGTCGTCAGATGTGCACACATATTATTTTGACAAAGGGTATATAGATGGCTTGAGGTCAATAACCAAGTTCCTTATCTACTGAGGGTTGCAGGCTTCGTCTCCTGGGTTGAGGGCATCTTGTGCCGATTGCATGTCTCCAACTAGATCAGAAGGGGGTGATCCTGCCGCTTGCATCTAGACAGGTTGTCAGTGATATAGACCCCACCAGTGAGAATAACAGGTAGATGAATCATACCTTTTGCATCTTATCAACAATGAATTCACGGTCCGCCGCATTGGAATCCGAGTACGTCTTCTCTTCGAACTTGGCCACTATCTCTCGTACAATGGACTGTTGCTCCTCGTAGCGCTTCAAGTCATCCTTCGGTGTCGAGTCACGATTCTTGATAAGCCATTCAGGGAATTTCTCATCGAGTTCCTTCATGGGCTCATACAGAATTTCCTTGTTAGTGAGCTGCTCCATCATGCCCATGAGCATTTTGGAGAATTCTTCCTCGCTGCCGTCGCCTCCCAGATCACCAAGGTCGCCCGAAGACAActgcttgagcatctcaGACATGAAATCATCAGCGGATCCCgacgcagcagcagcagtagcttggtctccagaagcttgcaTGCGCTCCATGGTTCGCTTGATGGTGTCTTGGAATGATGCATCCTCAGGTGGTGCTTGGGAAGAAGGCCCTTTGGAAGTGCTTGGAGGTGGTGCATCACCAGCACCTTCTGCCGCAGCGATGTGCTTGAAGATATCCTCAAACTGTGCTTGCATGTCAGGCTGCAATTGTATCAGCAATCATATTCTCGTTGGTATTGCTAGATGAAATAAAACGCACAGACTGTTCAAGTTCGCCTAGTAGATCGGCCATACCAGCCTGGAGCTGCCTAGCAAATTCATCTTCTGAGAACGCATCCTCCACTTCAGGTTGCTTGCCGGAAGCAGCGCCCTTGGGAGCTTCTGGTTTACtggaggcagcagcagctccaaGAGGCTTGTGTTGATCTAGCTTGACGGTAGAGAACTCTTCCAGCATATCTAAGAACAGTCAGCCGGGTTTCTTCACAGCTCTATGCCTTCTCACAGACCATCTAAATCATCCAAGTCGTCCTCGTCCGGGTCTGGAACCTCGTCCATTTCATCAACGGTTATTGCGGCTTTGGGGGCTGGGGTTGGCAACGCGTCAGTCTTCTCTGCTACAGCTTCTGTCGTGGTGGCTGCTTCTTGGGAGACGGGCTGTTGCGGGGCAGCTTTGGGCGATGAGTCTTGAggaacagcatcatcagGAGCAGTATCTCCGGCAGAAGCCTCGTTTGAGGCAGAATTATGAGGTTTTGAATCTAGAGAGGGAGTCGCTAGACTAGAGGCCGGAGTATGAGCGGTTGGAGCATCAGGCATGAGAGTGTGAGATGAGgaagcagcatcagcatcagcctcgGCTTCAGTCTTGAGGTCTGTGGTATCCTCAAtttcatccttcttgtcctctgTAACCTCATCTTTCACGCCCTCTTTAGCAGCCTCTTTGAGTCCCTCCGTggcctcctccttcaaagTGACTTCCGTGTCTTTGTCCATGCCCATGATGATATCTGCCTCGTCTTTCCCAGTCCCCACTTCTGCCGAAGGAAGCTGATGAAGTGAGATTAATGATGGAAGTCAGCCAAGTTCAAGTTATGCCTTATAAGAAAGGACAACGATGGCGGAAGGTCAATAGAGTGAAGTTTTGTGATGTAAGGACCAAGCCGTAAGTGATTTTATACCTTGGTACGTGGGCAATCTCAGGGATCGATGCCCGCCCGCTTCCAGCTTAACTCAATGACTGAGCCGAGGTGACCTATGATGCGGCGCTAGCAGGTTCGCACCTCAAGTGGCTTGCCTTCCACTTGATTAACAAGCGCCCCTCCCTGCAGTACCTAGTACCTAAGGTAGTGGTAAgcggtacctacctactaaggttcctacctaggtagactTCAGAAGGTCAACAAGCCGCAACAGCGCAAATCACCCCCCCGGACCTAGCGTGAGCGCCCTGGGCATTTAGGTGACCACTTAGCGGGGTTTGTCGGAAAGGCATCCATGCCCCGACTGGCGTCTTTCAACCAACGACAACAGGTTCTGGCCTGTGCATcgaatcatcaacaaggcGTCGTTTCGTGAATTGTACCTCGGGCACGATTGCGCAAACGATAGGTCCCGCCTTCGAGCTGACTTTCGATTTGTTTCTTTTCGTGTCAGATATACTTCCACTCTGAAGCATTTTCCTCACCTAGCAAACCGAAAGCTTGGCCGCCAGAGCTGTGCAAGCTCCTCTCCAGGGACTTTTTATCCTGCCGCAACTCGCGTCGCACCTCAGCTTTCCGATCTCTCACACGATTCTCGATAATCTTTTTTTCTCATATCCTTCGCCTACAAATATTACCGCCCTCGTCCCACGTCTGATCGACATAGTTGAACGACGGAATCATGGCGCTTTGCCAGAACCGATTACAAGAGGAGAGGTGAGATTTATAATGCATAGTCCCTGGACTTGACTGAAATCTCAATAGGAAGCAATGGCGACGAGACCATCCTTTCGGGTTCTATGCCAAACCACAGCGTACCAAAGAAGGTGTACTCGATGTCAAAAATTGGGAATGCGGAATCCCTGGCAAAGAGAACACTATTTGGTCTGGCGGACTCTTCAAGCTGACCATTGCTTTCCCTGATGGTAAGTGCCAACACACGATATAGATTGGACGGCGCTAATACTTGTTCAACGCAGAGTACCCTACAAAGCCTCCCAAGTGTAAAGCTCTCTCGACCACAATGTGTGAAGGCCACCTTGCTAATATAAACATAGGTAAATTTGTCCCCCCGCTGTTCCACCCCAATGTGTACCCCTCAGGAACTGTCTGCCTCTCCATCCTCAACGAAGAGGAGGCCTGGAAGCCTGCGATCACCGTCAAACAGATCCTTCTCGGTATCCAGGACCTTCTCAACGACCCTAACCCCGAGTCACCTGCCCAAGCGGAGGCATACAACCTCTTCAAGAGAGATCGTGCCGAGTACGAGAAGCGAGTTCGCCGTACGGTTCGAGAGAACCCCACACCTTGATGAAACGTTCGGGGGCGTTGGGAGAGAAGAAACCTTTTAGACCAAAATTTTCTTTGTAAGGCACCTCAGGCTACGGCGTTTATAGGGAAATACCAAGGCGGAAAGTTACTCAGAGTCCATGAAGTGGACTCCACGCATTACGGAGGCATGCTATATAGCACAGGATGATAAGAAGAGCTTTACAATACAGCAAGAGATAGGTGCTAGCGCAACGTCGTCAAAAATACTTTTCATACTGGGCAACGAGCAGGCAGTTCACTGCGACAGTGCGCTTCTTTGAACTTCGTTAAAGTCTTTTCGTAAGGAAACCATTTGTCTCGGGACTGTCGAAGAGCCATTACCCTTGTCGATCCGTATTTCTTGGGTCGTCACCGGCGAGTGAATCACTTGCGGCTGCGTTGTCGGGATATGCCCGACCCACTCGGTTACGTCGCAAACGAGAGCGGTTGTCTTGCGTGTGAAAGCTGTCGTGGGAAAGGGGTGATGGGGGAGTTGGTATGAGAAGGCCAGAGTGATATGTGTGGCGGGGCTGCGTTATATGTAAGTTTTGAACAACAGTTTCTTTGTAAAGTATCTCGTATGTCCCGATAAAACACGTTGATCTTCATTATCGATGGCATACTCTGTATTCATAGTTTTGTTAATTTCATCATAGCCTGTCAACGTTGGTCTTGTGACGTGACAATCGAGAGCCGCATGTCCGTTGTATTTCCCTTATCAAGCCCATAAGTCAAAGTTTATTCGGATTATGTAAACTGGGCCGGGAACgcacaagctcaagggcTAGACTACTTCATGCTGCCAATTGAGTCTGCTGAATTACAAGCCGAAATCGGCCGGGAGATTTACTCACACCTCAAAAATAttttggcttggcttgacaTGATTGCGCCGGAGGAGCGCAAAGCCGTTATCTCTCAGCGGACAGATTCTTCCGTCCACTTACAAGCAAGGAAGATGGGGACTCGATTTCAGTTGAGACAAACGAGTCAAGCTGCCCGGATTCTCACAGCACAAATGAACTGGCCCGGCACCTTCACTCATGCTGGCAGGCTGGTCACTGTGGTAGTGGGGAGATGCTCATCCGCGTCCGCAGCGGAGTATGTGGTGGATAACCTTACCAAGTTAAAGACTTCCATATGATTGTATCGGCCACGGCCGTTAACCGCTAATAACCTTGCGGCTTTGAAGTATTGGTACTATCTGTTTTGGTACCCATGGAGGGTAGGTATCTTAGTACCTACTTATCGCCTGTTCTGTGCCGGCGGAAGGAGTGTGGAGTTTCTTATGActcctcttttttctctcgCCCGAAACTATTGCTAAATATTAATCTTGCTTCGccctttctcttcctcctaccattcttcttcaagcactCCCCTTCGTGATACACACGTAACGCGCGCATTTCACAGCAACCGCTAACATGTGTGGTATCTTCGCCTGTCATCGGTACGCTCCCTCCCTTGCGAAATTTAACATGGATCTGTTTTGGTGGTTTGGAGGGGCATGATGACCCCGCCATCAATTGAAATTGGAATTGAAATCACCCCGCGGtcggaggaggaaaagaagaatcatGGCATGACTAACATTTTGCGTCTCTGCAGTCATCCTGACGTGGAAAAGTTTAAGCCCACGGCCCTGAAGCTCGCAAAGCAGTATGTATCACACTGGTCGACCAAGGCATAACCCTTCAAATTAACCTGAATTACGCAGAATCCGTCACCGTGGCCCCGACTGGAGTAAGTAAAAACAACACCAATGCTACATGCAGCCCTCACAGTCGCAAGTACTAAAGTAGAATGTTCAGGTGGAAGCGTGATTGCCAACCATACCAGTAAGCCCAATTGACTCTCAAAGCACAAAAGCTGCTGGTTCTGACTCTCTGGTTTAGTTCTCTGCCATGAGCGTCTCAGCATTGTCGGTGTTGGTAAGTCGAAAGTCTCGGGTCTAGACGCATCCTTTTTTAGCTGACGATTATTCCTCCAGAGTCTGGAGCCCAGCCCCTGACCAACGCCGACgacagcatcatcctcgctGTCAACGGTGAGATCTACAACCATCGTCACATTCGAAAGAACCTCAAGGAGCAATACCACTTCAAGACCACATCTGATTGCGAAGTTATCATTCCCCTGGTAAGAGGACTAATTCATGGATAGCTTAAGGAAGAATAACAGGCTCACAATAGATATCCTGTAGTACACCGAGTTTGATACCGATTGCCCCAACCACCTCGATGGCATGTTCTCTTTTGTTCTCTacgacaagaagcaagatcGCACAATTGCGGCCCGCGACCCTATTGGTATCACCACCTTCTACCAGGGCTGGTCCTCCAAGGAACCCGGAACCGTTTACTTCGCCTCCGAGCTGAAATGCTTGCATAGCGTCTGTGACAAGATTGTTGCTTTCCCCCCCGGTCACGTTTACGACTCCAAGACTGGCGAGACGACTCGCTACTTTAACCCGTCTTGGTGGGACCCTAAGAAGGTTCCCAGCAACCCCGTCGATTACAAGGTTCTCCGACATGCTCTCGAGAAAGCTGTCCGAAAGCGACTCATGGCTGAAGTCCCCTTCGGAGTTCTCCTTTCCGGTGGCCTTGATTCGAGTCTGACAGCATCTATCGCTCAGCGTGAGGTGACCAGACTTCGAAAACAGGCTCTCGAGGCTAACGGCAACGTTCTCCCTGTCGAAAACCCTGACACTGGTGAGGGTCTGGTcggtgttgacgatgatgatcacCTTGATACTTTGACATACCTTCCCCAGCTCAACTCCTTCTCCATCGGACTGCCTGGTTCCCCGGACAACAAGGCTGCACTTGAGGTCGCCAAGTTCCTCGGTACCAAGCACCACGTCATGACCTTCACCATTGAGGATGGCCTCAACGCTCTTTCAGATGTTATCTTTCACCTTGAGACCTACGATGTCACTACCATCCGAGCCTCCACCCCCATGTATCTCTTGTCAagaaagatcaaggccatggGTATCAAGATGGTTCTGAGTGGAGAGGGAAGTGACGAGATCTTCGGTGGCTACCTGTATTTCCACGCTGCCCCTGATAAGGAGGCTTTCCACGAGGAGACAGTTCGCCGTGTCAAGAACCTGCACTTGGCTGACTGCCTGCGAGCTAACAAGTCCACCTCTGCTTGGGGCCTTGAAGCTCGTGTTCCCTTCCTCGATAAGGAGGTAAGTTCAGCTCTATTGTACTAGTTGTTACCAGAAACTAAGAGTCGTAATAGTTCCTCGAAACATCGATGAACATCGATCCTCAAGAGAAGATGATCACCAAGGACAGACTTGAGAAGTACATCATTCGCAAGGCTTTCGATACCTCGGACGAGCCAGACGAACAGCCCTATCTCCCTGATAACATCCTCTGGCGACAGAAGGAACAGTTTTCCGATGGTGTCGGCTACGGCTGGATCGACGCACTCAAGGACAACGCCGAGAAGCAGGTGACagacgagatgatgaagaacccCAAACCTGAGTGGGGTAACGATATTCCCGATACCAAGGAGGCGTACGTTGATACCGATTTCTTGCAGTTGAGTGAGACTAACAATGCATAGTTACTGGTATCGATGCATGTTTGATGAGCACTTCCCCCCTCACTGCGCCTCGACCGTCATGCGCTGGACTCCCACTTGGTCCAAACAGACTGACCCCAGTGGCCGGTACGTAACTGCTCTGTCCCCAGAACTGCATGGTCGGTGGTCCGAAAGAAACACGCTTGCTAATGTCTGGTTGCAGAGCCATTTCCACTCACAACGCCAAATACGATAACGCGGCTTAATGATATAGCGAATCGAGCAAACATCAAGCACAGCAAGCTTGCTTGCCTCATTGTAACTTACACTACCATAAAAGAGATGTCTGGGCCAAAGGAATATGAAGTGTATGTCTTGGGTGTCGTTCTcctgaaagaagagaaaaggcgTCTTGGAGCTTGCTTACCAACCAACCGCGCAATGATGACGGGAAAGGGTACGGAAAGATAGGGGCATGGGAAAGAAAATAGAAGACAAAAATTCTAGAAACAAAGCATCGCATAGTTTGCGTAGTTCAAGCGTCGGCGAATGGTCACTTTCACAGCAGTTTGAAATTGGCAGCAGTAGGTGCAATATGTCGTCCTGATTTGTCTATGCATGAAGGGTCTTGTCGTGAAATGGTTGCAAAGAGGGTGTGGCCAACGGACCAATAGACGCGAATGAAACCGGACATAGACACGTCGAGTTCGGCCTTCAATTTACGGGTTTGTCAGAAAACTTCTttggtacggagtacaggtAGTACCTCAACCTCCTTGCGGGCATACTTACCAAAGTAATGGGTCTGAGGTGTTGTTTCAGCTGCTAGTAGTGGTCAGTGAGTGATGGAGTCACATGAGTTGTTAGTTGTTAGTCTCTGAGCTGTTCATGCGTCGACAACATGCAAACTGAATAAGGGATATCCATGGACggacatgatgatgaaggactCCGTTGGGCAGCGAGATAATTGCATGCAATGGACTTGACAGCCCAAAACTCTACTACCTAATAACCCAGTGGCATCGGTATGTACGAAGCCTGAAACCGGGAGGATCAGGCAATAACCACCAACctaggtacggagtagggAATTTGACGTTGCGATCATGGATGGTCTGGTCTGTCCCTCGGGAAATGGATGTAGCCCATCATCCAATTGacttctctctcctctttgaCCAACTCTTTTCGTTGTCATCGTTCATTACCCCTCCACGTGGGCCCCGGCTCTGGGGGATATtgcttaaattaattacaTGATCTCCAGCTAAAGGCTGCCTTTTATCACCCGGCCAAGTGACAATGTGACACAGACCCGACATCAGCCGACTTGGACTACCCATGTGCAAATTCCTTGCTGGGCGGCGCACAGGGCAACTTCAGAGCCTGGTACACAAGAGCTTCCCGAGCTATGCACTGAGCCTGAGCTGGTTCCAGCGGGGTTCCCCAACAAGAAAACCCTGTGTAGGAGATCAGCCCTGTGTGAGTCTGATCCCAAGTATTTTCTAgtaagtaggtacctaggtaggctcCATCGTCTCCCACTCTCCTACCCCATTCGTTTCTCTCACATCTCTGTCGAAATTCCAACTTCATTTTCATCACAACTTTCCTTTGAGACTTATATCTTCCAATACCATCCACCGCCACTATGTCTGTCCCTGCGTTCTCCGACATTGCCAAGCCGGCCAACGATGTATGCTCCTCTCTCCCCTCCGTCGTCTCGGCACCTCCCATTGCTCNGTTTTGATTTCTTGGGCTGTGACAATATCGAGAATTGAGCTCCTCATTCTTCGCTCTTTCGGAACTTACGTGATGGAGTGAATTGGAGCATCAGCCTCCAGATCCCCTATTGCATTGATCTGCTCCGCACGATCATCCGCTACTATAGATTCTTGAAGTTTACGGGCTCTGCTAACTCTTGCGCCGTTTATAGCTCCTGAACAAGGATTTCTACCATCTCTCTGCCACGACCTTCGAGTTCAAGGACACCGCCCCCAACGGTGTTGCTTTCAAGGTTACCGGCAAGTCGAGCCACGAGAAGGCCACCTCTGCTGCTGTAAGCATTCCCGTTTCCGCAAACTCAATGGCAAGCCGTTGTTCCTCGGGGGTTCGGAAGTTAGTGTTCGGTCAACCGCggcttttggtgttgttgaccAACTTGATTCactacatcttcatcacaaaCGAGCTCTTATCGGAACGAGAAAACGGCCTTGCATTTTGGGGTGTCTTTTTTTCTGCCTTCGGGTTACTGACTTTAGTCTTCAGATTGAGGGAAAATACACCGACAAGCCTACCGGTACGACACCACCATCTTTTCCTTCAACACCTTTTTCGCTTTCACCATCTCCGTCTCCACCACCCATACCCAAACCCCGCCGCAAACAGAATCTACCCTCTCTCAGCGTCTCGCGAATCCTTGGGCCTAAATCAGGCTGGCCGGTCGGATTTGCGGCGTTTCTTCAACCTGGCTATGCTCAGTTGCTAATGTTCTATTCCCGTACAGGCCTGACCCTTACCCAGACCTGGAACACCGCTAATGCTCTCgacaccaagatcgaggtcGCCGACTCCCTCGCCAAGGGCCTCAAGCTCGAGggtctcttcaacttcctccCTGCTACCGCCGCAAAGGGTGCCAAGTTCAACCTCCACTTTAAGCAACCCGGTTTCCACGGCCGTGCCTTCTTCGATCTCCTCAAGGGCCCTGTTGCCAATGTCGATGCCGTTGTCGGCCACGAGGGTTTCCTAGCTGGTGCCTCCGCTGGCTATGATGCTAACAAGGCTGCTCTGACCGCCTACAGCGCTGCTGTTGGCTATGCTGCCCCCCAGTACAGCGCTGCCATCACCGCTTCTGATAACCTCAGCGTCTTCGCTGCCTCTTACTATCACAAGGTCAACTCAcaggttgaggctggtgcCAAGGCTACCTGGAACTCCAAGACCGGCAACGCTGTCGGCCTTGAGGTTGCTAGCAAGTACCGCATCGACCCTGTCTCTTTCACCAAGGTTCGTACAACCAAATTCCGGGTATTGTAGAAATGAGTGACTGACTCGCGCTCCAAAATATAGGTCAAGATCAACGACCGTGGTATTGCTGCCCTTGCCTACAACGTCCTCCTCCGAGAGGGCGTCACCCTGGGTCTTGGCGGCTCTTTCGACACCCAGAAGCTCGACCAGGCTACCCACAAGCTCGGTGCTAGCTTCACCTTCGAGGGCTAAATTTCTCTCAGGAGTGGTAGATCTTCCAATAGCAGAGAGTCGTCGTTAAAATATCCACTTCAGAGCTGTTCTCCCCTCAGCAGCTCCTTGTCCCTTTCAGGCTTGTGGGCGGTGGTCTCCGGGGATGTAGATTATgttaaataaaaaatctCGAAGATGATATCATGGCAATTGTTTGTTACTCGTACTGCCGAGGTATAGATTCCATCTA contains these protein-coding regions:
- a CDS encoding related to PEX19 protein, with product MGMDKDTEVTLKEEATEGLKEAAKEGVKDEVTEDKKDEIEDTTDLKTEAEADADAASSSHTLMPDAPTAHTPASSLATPSLDSKPHNSASNEASAGDTAPDDAVPQDSSPKAAPQQPVSQEAATTTEAVAEKTDALPTPAPKAAITVDEMDEVPDPDEDDLDDLDDMLEEFSTVKLDQHKPLGAAAASSKPEAPKGAASGKQPEVEDAFSEDEFARQLQAGMADLLGELEQSPDMQAQFEDIFKHIAAAEGAGDAPPPSTSKGPSSQAPPEDASFQDTIKRTMERMQASGDQATAAAASGSADDFMSEMLKQLSSGDLGDLGGDGSEEEFSKMLMGMMEQLTNKEILYEPMKELDEKFPEWLIKNRDSTPKDDLKRYEEQQSIVREIVAKFEEKTYSDSNAADREFIVDKMQKMQAAGSPPSDLVGDMQSAQDALNPGDEACNPQ
- a CDS encoding probable ubiquitin--protein ligase hus5 gives rise to the protein MALCQNRLQEERKQWRRDHPFGFYAKPQRTKEGVLDVKNWECGIPGKENTIWSGGLFKLTIAFPDEYPTKPPKCKFVPPLFHPNVYPSGTVCLSILNEEEAWKPAITVKQILLGIQDLLNDPNPESPAQAEAYNLFKRDRAEYEKRVRRTVRENPTP
- a CDS encoding probable asparagine synthase; the protein is MTPPSIEIGIEITPRSEEEKKNHGMTNILRLCSHPDVEKFKPTALKLAKQIRHRGPDWSGSVIANHTILCHERLSIVGVESGAQPLTNADDSIILAVNGEIYNHRHIRKNLKEQYHFKTTSDCEVIIPLYTEFDTDCPNHLDGMFSFVLYDKKQDRTIAARDPIGITTFYQGWSSKEPGTVYFASELKCLHSVCDKIVAFPPGHVYDSKTGETTRYFNPSWWDPKKVPSNPVDYKVLRHALEKAVRKRLMAEVPFGVLLSGGLDSSLTASIAQREVTRLRKQALEANGNVLPVENPDTGEGLVGVDDDDHLDTLTYLPQLNSFSIGLPGSPDNKAALEVAKFLGTKHHVMTFTIEDGLNALSDVIFHLETYDVTTIRASTPMYLLSRKIKAMGIKMVLSGEGSDEIFGGYLYFHAAPDKEAFHEETVRRVKNLHLADCLRANKSTSAWGLEARVPFLDKEFLETSMNIDPQEKMITKDRLEKYIIRKAFDTSDEPDEQPYLPDNILWRQKEQFSDGVGYGWIDALKDNAEKQVTDEMMKNPKPEWGNDIPDTKEAYWYRCMFDEHFPPHCASTVMRWTPTWSKQTDPSGRAISTHNAKYDNAA
- a CDS encoding probable mitochondrial porin, which gives rise to MSVPAFSDIAKPANDLLNKDFYHLSATTFEFKDTAPNGVAFKVTGKSSHEKATSAAIEGKYTDKPTGLTLTQTWNTANALDTKIEVADSLAKGLKLEGLFNFLPATAAKGAKFNLHFKQPGFHGRAFFDLLKGPVANVDAVVGHEGFLAGASAGYDANKAALTAYSAAVGYAAPQYSAAITASDNLSVFAASYYHKVNSQVEAGAKATWNSKTGNAVGLEVASKYRIDPVSFTKVKINDRGIAALAYNVLLREGVTLGLGGSFDTQKLDQATHKLGASFTFEG